One window from the genome of Verrucomicrobiia bacterium encodes:
- a CDS encoding PQQ-binding-like beta-propeller repeat protein: MHSQPFFFRSLALSLLAVGLSTSAHDWPHWRGPQFDGSAPEQALPTTFSKTEGIAWTAAMPGEGASTPIIVGDRVFLSSVDNASRSLLAICLDRRTGRELWRHTVADGDRKDDRSNFASPSPVSDGSHVWFFYGQGEMLAYTLDGKEVWRRNIQRDHGAFAFLWTFSTSPLWYDGKLYLQVLQRNVPVQGRGRTDGPNESYLLAIDPLTGRDLWRQVRPSEAREESLEAFSSPVPFQFGGRTEILISGGDCLTGHDPATGRELWRWGTWNPTRITHWRLVPSPVAGGGVILGCGPKDAPIFAIKAGQSGTLPDSGYAWQSPERELSSDVSTPLFYRGRFFVLNKSQSMLLCADPATGKVLWKGQLPSRRQTIESSPTAADGKIYFMDFAGTVYVVDADASEFRLLHTANMGGEADRSTRSSIAIAQGQLFIRTTGTLYAVGPRG, from the coding sequence ATGCATTCCCAACCCTTCTTTTTCCGATCCCTCGCGCTGTCCCTGCTTGCCGTGGGACTTTCCACCTCCGCGCACGACTGGCCGCACTGGCGCGGTCCGCAATTCGACGGGTCGGCTCCGGAGCAGGCGCTGCCGACGACCTTCAGCAAGACGGAGGGCATTGCCTGGACCGCCGCGATGCCGGGCGAGGGTGCTTCGACACCGATCATCGTGGGCGACCGCGTCTTCCTCTCCTCGGTGGATAACGCCAGCCGTTCGCTGCTGGCCATTTGTCTCGACCGCCGGACGGGGAGGGAACTCTGGCGCCACACCGTGGCCGATGGCGATCGGAAGGACGACCGGAGCAACTTCGCCTCCCCCTCGCCGGTGAGCGATGGATCGCATGTCTGGTTCTTCTACGGCCAGGGCGAGATGCTGGCCTACACCCTCGACGGCAAGGAGGTCTGGCGCCGCAACATCCAGCGCGACCACGGTGCGTTTGCCTTCCTGTGGACCTTCTCGACCAGCCCGTTGTGGTACGACGGCAAGCTCTACCTCCAGGTCCTCCAGCGGAACGTCCCGGTCCAGGGACGTGGTCGCACCGATGGGCCGAACGAGTCCTACCTGCTGGCCATCGACCCGTTGACCGGACGCGACCTCTGGCGCCAGGTCCGCCCCTCGGAGGCCCGCGAAGAGTCCCTTGAAGCCTTCAGCAGCCCGGTGCCCTTCCAGTTCGGAGGCCGGACCGAGATCCTCATCTCGGGTGGCGATTGCCTGACCGGCCACGATCCGGCGACTGGCCGCGAACTGTGGCGTTGGGGCACCTGGAACCCGACCCGGATTACCCATTGGCGCCTCGTGCCCTCACCGGTTGCCGGCGGCGGGGTCATCCTGGGCTGCGGTCCCAAAGATGCCCCGATTTTCGCCATCAAGGCTGGCCAGAGCGGGACGCTCCCGGATTCCGGTTATGCCTGGCAGAGCCCTGAACGGGAACTGTCGAGCGATGTCTCCACGCCACTCTTCTATCGCGGGCGCTTCTTCGTCCTGAACAAGTCCCAGTCCATGCTGCTCTGCGCCGATCCGGCGACCGGCAAGGTTCTGTGGAAGGGGCAGTTGCCCAGCCGGCGCCAGACGATCGAATCGTCGCCGACGGCGGCGGACGGGAAGATCTACTTCATGGATTTCGCCGGCACGGTGTACGTCGTCGATGCCGACGCCAGCGAGTTCAGGCTTCTGCACACGGCGAACATGGGGGGTGAAGCGGACCGTTCGACGCGCTCCTCGATCGCCATCGCCCAGGGTCAGCTCTTCATCCGGACCACCGGGACGTTGTACGCGGTGGGACCGCGCGGCTGA